In the Nomascus leucogenys isolate Asia chromosome 5, Asia_NLE_v1, whole genome shotgun sequence genome, one interval contains:
- the CHML gene encoding rab proteins geranylgeranyltransferase component A 2, translated as MADNLPTEFDVVIIGTGLPESILAAACSRSGQRVLHIDSRSYYGGNWASFSFSGLLSWLKEYQQNNDIGEESTVAWQDLIHETEEAITLHKKDETIQHTEAFCYASQDMEDNIEEIGALQKNPSSGVSNTFTEVLDSALPEESQSSYFNSDEMPAKHTRKSDTEISLEVTDVEESVEKEKYCGDKTCMHTVSDKDGDKDESKSTVEDNANEPVRNRITYSQIVKEGRRFNIDLVSKLLYSQGLLIDLLIKSDVSRYVEFKNVTRILAFREGKVEQVPCSRADVFNSKELTMVEKRMLMKFLTFCLDYEQHPDEYQAFRQCSFSEYLKTKKLTPNLQHFVLHSIAMTSESSCTTIDGLNATKNFLQCLGRFGNTPFLFPLYGQGEIPQGFCRMCAVFGGIYCLRHKVQCFVVDKESGRCKAIIDHFGQRINAKYFIVEDSYLSEETCSNVQYKQISRAVLITDQSILKTDSDQQTSILIVPPAEPGACAVRVTELCSSTMTCMKDTYLVHLTCSSSKTAREDLESVVKKLFTPYTETEINKEELTKPRLLWALYFNMRDSSEISRSSYNGLPSNVYVCSGPDCGLGNEHAVKQAETLFQEIFPAEEFCPPPPNPEDIIFDGDDKQPEASGTNNVIMAKLESSEESKNIESPEKHLQN; from the coding sequence ATGGCGGACAATCTTCCCACAGAGTTTGATGTGGTTATAATAGGGACAGGTTTGCCCGAATCCATCCTTGCAGCTGCATGTTCAAGAAGTGGTCAGAGGGTTCTGCATATTGATTCAAGAAGTTACTATGGAGGAAACTGGGCTAGTTTCAGCTTTTCAGGATTGCTATCCTGGTTGAAAGAGTATCAGCAAAACAATGACATTGGGGAAGAAAGTACTGTTGCATGGCAGGATCTGATCCATGAAACAGAAGAAGCCATCACTCTTCACAAGAAGGATGAAACTATTCAACACACAGAAGCTTTTTGCTACGCCAGTCAGGATATGGAGGACAACATTGAAGAGATTGGTGCTCTGCAGAAAAATCCTTCTTCGGGGGTGTCTAATACCTTCACTGAAGTTCTGGATTCTGCATTGCCCGAAGAAAGCCAGTCATCATATTTTAATAGTGACGAAATGCCTGCCAAACACACTCGGAAAAGTGATACAGAGATTTCACTAGAAGTAACTGATGTAGAGGAATCAGTGGAGAAGGAAAAGTATTGTGGAGATAAAACTTGTATGCACACAGTTTCAGATAAAGATGGAGATAAAGATGAAAGCAAATCTACAGTAGAAGATAATGCCAATGAACCAGTTAGAAATAGGATTACTTACTCTCAAATAGTTAAAGAAGGCAGGAGGTTTAATATTGATTTGGTATCAAAACTGCTGTATTCTCAAGGATTGCTAATTGATCTTTTAATCAAATCCGATGTTAGTCGTtatgtagaatttaaaaatgtcacTAGGATTCTTGCATTTCGGGAAGGAAAGGTAGAACAAGTGCCTTGTTCCAGAGCAGATGTCTTTAATAGCAAGGAACTCACCATGGTTGAAAAGAGGATGCTAATGAAATTTCTCACATTTTGTTTAGACTATGAACAACATCCTGATGAATACCAAGCTTTCAGGCAGTGTTCATTTTCAGAatacttaaaaactaaaaaactaactCCCAACCTTCAACATTTTGTACTGCACTCAATTGCAATGACATCAGAATCATCTTGCACTACAATAGATGGTCTTAACGCAACTAAAAACTTCCTTCAATGTCTCGGACGGTTTGGTAACACTCCCTTTTTATTTCCCTTGTATGGCCAAGGAGAAATTCCCCAGGGTTTCTGTAGGATGTGTGCAGTTTTTGGTGGAATCTATTGTCTTCGTCATAAAGTACAATGCTTTGTAGTCGACAAAGAATCTGGACGATGTAAAGCAATTATAGATCACTTTGGTCAAAgaataaatgctaaatattttattgtggaagacagttacCTTTCTGAGGAAACATGCTCAAATGTGCAGTATAAGCAGATCTCTAGGGCAGTACTCATTACAGATCAGTCTATACTAAAGACAGATTCAGATCAGCAGACTTCCATTCTGATAGTTCCTCCAGCAGAGCCAGGAGCCTGTGCTGTACGGGTCACAGAATTATGTTCTTCAACCATGACATGCATGAAGGACACCTATCTGGTACATTTGACATGTTCATCTTCTAAAACAGCAAGAGAAGACTTAGAATCAGTGGTGAAGAAATTATTCACTCCGTATactgaaacagaaataaacaaggaAGAACTTACAAAGCCAAGACTCTTGTGGgctctttattttaatatgaGAGATTCCTCGGAAATCAGCAGAAGCTCATATAATGGCTTGCCTTCCAATGTTTATGTCTGCTCTGGGCCTGACTGTGGCCTGGGAAATGAGCATGCTGTCAAGCAAGCTGAAACACTTTTCCAGGAGATCTTTCCAGCTGAAGAATTCTGCCCTCCACCTCCAAATCCAGAAGACATTATCTTTGATGGTGATGATAAGCAGCCAGAGGCTTCTGGAACCAATAATGTAATAATGGCCAAACTAGAATCCTCTGAGGAAAGCAAAAACATAGAAAGCCCAGAGAAGCACCTTCAAAATTAG